In bacterium, the sequence CGGCCGGTCAGCCAGGAGGTTCACGATGTCCCGCAGACCCTCGCTCACGATTCTCGCCCTCGCGGCCTGCTGGACGGGCGCCGTCGGCTGTCGCGGCGGCGCCGACGAACGGGCGGCCGCGGGGACGGAGATCCGCGACACCTTCCGGACGGCCCCGCCCGAGGCCTACCACTTCGACTGCGACGACGGCACCGTCATGGTCGTCCACGACGCGAACCTGTCCGGCGTGGACGAGGTGACCGTCTTGCTGCCCGGACGCACGGTGCGCCTGCCCCGCCTCGACGCCCCCGCCGGCGAACGCTACGGCGACGGCGAGGTGGTCTACTGGCGCCGCAGCGCGCGGGAGGCCACGCTCGAGGTCGCGGGGGAGCGGCTCCGCAACTGCGTGTTGGACCCCGCGCTGTCGAAGTGGGAGGACGCCAAGCTGCGCGGCGTGTCCTACCGCGCCCTGGGCAACGAGCCGGGCTGGGTGCTGGAGATCGGGCCCGAGCGCATCGTCTGGATCACGGGCTACGGCGGGACCCGCTACGTTTTCCCGGCAGCGACCCCCGAGATCGACCGGGACGCGCGCCGCACCACCTGGCGCTCGGCGGACGACGGTCGGGAGATCGTGATCGTCGTCACCGGCGAACCCTGCCTCGACGACGGCGATGTCGCGTATCCGACGACGGCCGGGATCACCTTCGACGGCCGGCTCTACACGGGCTGCGGCCGAGCCCTGCACTGACGGGAGACCGAGATGACCGAGGGCACACTCCGCCGCGTCGTGGATCTGCTGACGCGGTCGGCTCGTCTGAAGCATCTGCCGCGGACGGGCTGGCTCCTGCGCGGCGTCGAGGCGCCGGAGAGCATCGCCGCCCACAGCCACGGCGTCGCGCTGATCGTCCTGATCCTGCTGGATCTGGTCGACGAACCGCTCGACCGGGGCCGGGCCTTGGCCATGGCGGTGCTGCACGATCTGCCGGAGGCGGTCATGGGCGACATGCCCGCGCCCGCATCGCGGTACCTGCCGGCGGGGGCCAAGCAAGCTGCCGAAGCTTCAATTCTCCGGGAGCTGGTCGAGGGGACGAGATCTGCCGAACGATGGGAGGAAACCTGGCGCGAGTACGCCGCGGCGGAGACCGCCGAGGCGAAGCTCGTCCACGATGCGGACCAGCTGGACAAGTTCCTGCAGGTCTTGATCTACCATCGATCCGGCCACCGCGACGTCGCCGAATTCTGGTCGTTGATGGACGCGCATCCCTGGTCCTGCCGGGCCAGCCGTGAATTGCTGTCGGCGATTCACGATCGGGCTGCCGTATGTTGACAATATATCAAAACTTGATAGAATCGTAGGCGGTAGGAAGAAGGCGCGCGTGCTATGATGAACAGCCTGCTGACTTTTCGCGCGCGATGTGCGAGGGAAAGCGTCACGGGTGCGCAGGATGACAACTCTGGCGGTTCTGCGACCGGGAACCCGACCGCAGCTGGAGCCCCATGATCATACGTCCGTTCCTCGATTTCATGATCCTCTGCTCCCAGCATCCGCTGTTCACGAGCATCGGGTTGCTGGGCTTGTGGTTGTTGACGCGACGCCGGTCGAGGAACGTGCTGGGCAATGCCGATGAATCGTGGCGCAAGATGCGGCCGGTGCTGGTCATCGTCACGGCGGGCGTCTTCATCTCCTTCCTGACGACCTGCTTCTGGTACATGACCCACGACGGCTACGCCAGCGATGTCGAGGCCATGGTGACGACGGTCGCCTGGTGGGTGAAGACAGGCGGCCAGCTGTACCACGCGCCGGACGCCGCCCAGCAGTACAGCGCGCTCTACGGACCGGCCATCTATCTCGTGACCGGCTTCTATCTCGATTTGCTGGGCCCTTCGATCTTCGCCTCGAAGGTGGGCTCGCTGCTGTCGCTGTACATCTCCCTGACCCTGCTGTACCTGACCATCCGCCGCTGGGTCTCCAACACGCTGGCCCTGGGCTTGACGACGATCGCGGTCCTGCTGTACTGGACCTGCGGCACCTCGTCGATGCTCGTGCGCGCGGATCCCTATCTGCTCGCCGCGGTGTGCCTGGGCATGTACAGCGCCGGATCACCCCGGCGCGTCCTGGCGGTGGCGGGCTCGGCCCTGGGAGTCGGCCTGGCGGTGAACCTCAAGCTCCATTCGCTCCTGTATATGCTGCCGGTGCTGACGCTGCTCGACGAACACCACGGCTGGCGCGCGACCGTCGCGGCCCTGGGCCTGGGCTTTGTCGTCGTGGTGGCACCCTTCGTCCTGCACGACAACATCTCGCTCTTGAATTACCTGTCCTGGCTGGAGATATCCGCCCACCACGGGCTGGAGCTGGAATCCCTGCCCCACCTGCTCTCGCGCGCGCTGTTCTTCGCCGTGCCGGTGCTGGTGCCGCTCTCCAGCGGCAGCTGGCCCGCGGACCGGCCCTGGATGCGCCGCGATCTGATCCTGGTCTGGATCGTGGGCAATCTGGTCGTGATCTTGCTGGCCATGAAGCCGGGCGCCGGACAGGTACACCTGCTGCCGATCATCCCCATCAACATGGTCTTCGCGGCCAGGCTGTGGCCCGCCGAGGGTATGCGCGGCCTGCTCTTTCCCGATATGCGCATCTCCTGGCGGCTGGGCGCTGTCATGTCGTTCCTGATCGCCGCCATCGTCTCGGGTTCCGTGTCCGGTTATCGCAGCGCCAGGCTGGCCAGTTCGTTGATGGAGCATTCCTCGGAGATCACCGCCGAGATCGGGGAGATCCTGGCCACTCATCCCGGGCGTACGATCAGCATGGGTTACGGCGGCGACGGCCAGTATTTCCACTGGACGAACCTGCGGCCCCTGCTCATCTTCGCGGGACAGCCCCTGCTGCTCGACGCCATCTCGATCATGGACTCCCGGCGCGCATACCGTGAGTTTTCCCCGGCGACCATCGATGCCATCGAAGCGGGCGTGATCGACCTGTGGCTCGTGCCGCGACAGCAGCAGCCCTTCTCGCTGCCCAATTGGTATCCGCCCCACGAGGAGATATTTCCCGAGGAATTGCGGACCCGCTTCGCCGAGCACTTCCGGCTCGAGGGTCGGGCCCGCTTCTTCGATCTGTGGGGCTGGGACCGGACGGCATCCCTGGGTGCGATCACCATCGATACCGCCGCTGACGACGAGGATGTCGCGTCCGGGGACTGATCCCTACTTCCTGTTCATGACGTGAGGATCCCCGCGATCGTCGCCGTCAGCCAGCTGGCCAGCGCGCCGCCGAACATCGCCCGCAGGCCGAGCCGCGCCACGTCGCTGCGTCGTTCCGGCGCCAGGCCGCCGATGCCGCCGATCTGGATGGCGATGCTGCTGAAATTGGCGAAGCCG encodes:
- a CDS encoding HD domain-containing protein → MTEGTLRRVVDLLTRSARLKHLPRTGWLLRGVEAPESIAAHSHGVALIVLILLDLVDEPLDRGRALAMAVLHDLPEAVMGDMPAPASRYLPAGAKQAAEASILRELVEGTRSAERWEETWREYAAAETAEAKLVHDADQLDKFLQVLIYHRSGHRDVAEFWSLMDAHPWSCRASRELLSAIHDRAAVC
- a CDS encoding MliC family protein, which translates into the protein MSRRPSLTILALAACWTGAVGCRGGADERAAAGTEIRDTFRTAPPEAYHFDCDDGTVMVVHDANLSGVDEVTVLLPGRTVRLPRLDAPAGERYGDGEVVYWRRSAREATLEVAGERLRNCVLDPALSKWEDAKLRGVSYRALGNEPGWVLEIGPERIVWITGYGGTRYVFPAATPEIDRDARRTTWRSADDGREIVIVVTGEPCLDDGDVAYPTTAGITFDGRLYTGCGRALH